One window from the genome of Musa acuminata AAA Group cultivar baxijiao chromosome BXJ1-4, Cavendish_Baxijiao_AAA, whole genome shotgun sequence encodes:
- the LOC103980191 gene encoding glucan endo-1,3-beta-glucosidase 7 isoform X2, with the protein METRKLLLLLVALFHVFSSAKSQSMIGINYGQVADNLPPASATAQLLQSTTISKLRLYGADAAIIQSLAGTDISLVLGVSNSDIPSLASDPSAAANWAAVNVLPYVPSSSISVVSVGNEAINSGDPSLASGLLPAMQNLRTALSASAAAASVKVSTVHSMAVLAQSDPPSSGAFHPDLAASLTGVLGFLRDAGSPFMINPYPFFAYRSDPRPETLAFCLFQPNPGRLDAGSKLTYTNMFDAQVDAVRSALDGLGFPEVEIVVAETGWPYRGDPDEVGTTVENAMAFNGNLVAHLRSLAGTPLMPGRSVETYIFALYDEDLKSGPTSERSFGLYRADQTMNYDAGLAKPSSSISNTASASPGWTQSAETCVPVVTVQARVEGRPMQSGERCYLPSAVGSPAVMGLLFQYVAVMLLLT; encoded by the exons ATGGAGACGAGGaaacttctcctcctcctcgttgcACTCTTTCATGTCTTCTCCTCTGCAA AGTCGCAGTCCATGATTGGAATCAACTACGGGCAGGTGGCGGACAACCTCCCGCCGGCGTCGGCCACTGCGCAGCTCCTGCAGTCTACCACCATCTCCAAGCTCCGCCTCTACGGCGCCGATGCCGCCATCATACAATCCCTCGCCGGCACCGATATCTCCTTAGTCCTCGGCGTGTCCAACTCCGACATCCCTTCCCTCGCCTCCGATCCGTCCGCGGCCGCCAACTGGGCTGCCGTCAATGTTCTCCCCTACGTCCCTAGCTCCTCTATCTCCGTCGTGTCTGTCGGCAACGAGGCCATCAACTCCGGCGACCCCTCCCTCGCGTCGGGTCTCCTCCCCGCCATGCAGAACCTCCGCACCGCCCTCTCCGCTTCCGCCGCTGCAGCTAGCGTCAAAGTCTCCACCGTCCACTCCATGGCCGTGCTCGCCCAGTCCGACCCCCCTTCCTCCGGCGCCTTCCACCCCGACCTTGCCGCCTCCCTCACCGGGGTCCTGGGCTTCCTGCGCGATGCCGGGTCACCCTTCATGATCAACCCCTATCCCTTCTTCGCGTACCGCAGCGACCCGCGGCCGGAGACGCTAGCGTTCTGCCTCTTCCAGCCGAACCCCGGTCGCCTGGACGCGGGGTCGAAGCTCACGTACACCAACATGTTCGACGCGCAGGTGGACGCCGTGCGGTCGGCGCTGGACGGTCTGGGGTTCCCGGAGGTTGAAATCGTGGTGGCGGAGACGGGGTGGCCCTACCGAGGGGACCCTGACGAGGTGGGGACGACGGTGGAGAACGCCATGGCCTTCAACGGGAACCTGGTGGCCCACCTCCGGTCACTGGCGGGGACGCCGCTCATGCCCGGGCGCTCGGTGGAGACGTACATCTTCGCGCTCTACGACGAGGACCTCAAGTCCGGCCCCACCTCCGAGCGCTCCTTCGGCCTCTACCGCGCCGACCAGACCATGAACTACGACGCCGGCCTCGCAAAGCCCAGCTCGTCGATCTCCAACACG GCGAGCGCGTCGCCGGGGTGGACGCAATCGGCCGAGACGTGCGTGCCGGTGGTCACCGTGCAGGCGAGAGTTGAGGGCCGTCCGATGCAGTCCGGGGAGCGGTGCTACCTTCCAAGCGCCGTCGGATCCCCTGCGGTGATGGGTCTGCTCTTCCAGTACGTTGCGGTGATGCTGCTGCTAACGTAG
- the LOC135672302 gene encoding proline-rich receptor-like protein kinase PERK7 has product MDSSPVTAPPLDDSSVPSPPTPAAPPPSDSLSSSPTSDSSTSPSSQPPSTSESDTSTTKNSPPPPSSSSSQSLPSSPPPSSHKSSSSSSSSSPSLPSDSSSPTTPSSSDASSSPASRSPSKSLPSQTSPPSKDSSTHRTNDSDANLPLILGVTVGLGIFIMLMIVSFVLCTKKKKKNPNHVMHYYDAPGPNGGFYNGGSLPRWQNGAQGMDYAGKMPPPPGAAMSPGGGWHQSPHPPMMASGDMSSLYSGFHGPPLPPPSPNVALGFNQSTFTYDEIAAVTNGFSSDNLLGQGGFGYVYKGVLPNGKEIAVKQLKSGSGQGEREFQAEVEIISRVHHRHLVSLVGYCIAGAQRMLVYEFVPNQTLEYHLHGKDLPTMDWPTRLKIAIGSAKGLAYLHEDCHPRIIHRDIKAANILLDNKFEAMVADFGLAKLSSDTNTHVSTRVMGTFGYLAPEYASSGKLTEKSDVFSFGVMLLELITGRRPIDLTGDMEDSLVEWARPLLARALADQNFDELVDPRLENNYDVGEMLRMAASAAASVRHSARRRPKMSQIVRGLEGDVSLEDLNEGVKPGQSTIFNSSSDYDSASYSSDMRRFRKLALESNDYSNEYSGTASDYGLNPSESGSSGEISSARGQRKKSQPTLGTTWED; this is encoded by the exons ATGGATTCCTCCCCTGTGACCGCTCCGCCACTCGACGACTCTTCTGTGCCATCTCCTCCCACGCCTGCCGCGCCTCCACCATCCGATTCCTTGTCCTCATCGCCTACTTCCGACTCATCGACGTCGCCGTCGTCACAGCCACCTTCCACATCCGAGTCGGATACTTCAACAACCAAAAACTCTCCACCTCCTCCGTCGTCCTCCTCTTCCCAGTCTCTTCCTTCATCCCCACCGCCATCGTCGCAtaaatcctcctcctcctcctcctcttcatctcCATCACTGCCATCTGACTCAAGCTCGCCAACAACCCCGTCCTCGTCGGACGCATCGTCATCGCCAGCCTCAAGAAGCCCCTCCAAGTCGCTTCCTTCGCAGACATCGCCACCGAGCAAGGATTCAAGCACACATCGGACGAATGACTCTGACGCGAATCTGCCCCTCATTCTGGGGGTCACCGTAGGTCTTGGGATATTCATCATGTTGATGATCGTGTCTTTTGTGCTGTgcactaagaagaagaagaagaaccccaACCATGTCATGCACTATTATGATGCTCCAGGGCCCAATG GTGGCTTCTACAATGGCGGATCGCTTCCAAGATGGCAAAATGGAGCCCAAGGGATGGACTACGCTGGCAAGATGCCCCCACCTCCCGGAGCAGCAATGTCACCCGGAGGTGGTTGGCATCAGTCGCCACATCCACCCATGATGGCCAGCGGCGACATGAGCTCACTCTACTCTGGCTTCCATGGGCCTCCATTGCCGCCCCCTTCGCCTAATGTGGCCTTGGGCTTCAACCAGAGCACCTTCACCTACGACGAGATCGCAGCGGTGACAAATGGATTCTCTAGCGACAACCTCCTGGGGCAAGGCGGGTTCGGCTACGTGTACAAGGGTGTGCTCCCGAACGGGAAGGAGATTGCAGTGAAGCAGCTCAAGTCCGGCAGCGGGCAAGGGGAGAGGGAGTTCCAAGCAGAGGTTGAGATCATCAGCAGAGTCCACCATCGCCATCTGGTCTCGCTCGTCGGATACTGCATCGCAGGAGCGCAGCGGATGCTGGTCTACGAGTTCGTGCCCAACCAGACTCTGGAGTACCACCTGCATG GAAAGGATCTTCCAACAATGGATTGGCCTACGAGACTCAAGATCGCTATAGGATCAGCGAAAGGCCTCGCTTACTTGCACGAAGACT GCCATCCTCGAATCATCCATCGCGATATCAAAGCTGCCAACATTCTCCTGGATAACAAATTCGAAGCCATG GTTGCAGACTTCGGATTGGCCAAATTGTCTTCAGATACCAACACTCATGTCTCAACTCGAGTCATGGGAACGTTTGG ATACTTGGCACCTGAGTACGCATCGAGTGGGAAGCTGACGGAGAAGTCCGACGTCTTCTCCTTCGGcgtgatgcttctggagctgatAACGGGACGAAGGCCCATTGACCTTACGGGAGATATGGAGGACAGCTTGGTCGAATGG GCGAGGCCTCTTCTGGCCCGCGCACTGGCCGACCAAAACTTCGACGAGCTCGTAGACCCGCGATTGGAGAACAACTACGACGTCGGGGAGATGTTGCGAATGGCCGCGAGCGCTGCTGCCAGCGTTCGGCACTCCGCAAGGCGGCGCCCGAAGATGAGCCAG ATTGTTCGAGGGTTGGAGGGCGATGTATCACTGGAGGACTTGAACGAGGGGGTGAAGCCTGGGCAGAGCACGATCTTCAACTCCAGCTCCGACTACGACTCCGCCTCCTACTCCTCCGACATGCGGCGGTTCAGGAAGCTCGCGCTGGAGAGCAATGACTACAGCAACGAATACAGCGGAACGGCGAGCGACTACGGGTTAAACCCATCCGAGTCGGGCAGCTCCGGCGAGATCAGCTCCGCCAGGGGCCAGAGAAAGAAATCTCAACCTACTCTCGGAACAACGTGGGAGGATTAA
- the LOC103980190 gene encoding COBRA-like protein 4 isoform X2, with product MELNRTELRCVLSITVVLLLSSHAVAYDPLDPTGNITIKWDVMSWTADGYVAVVTMNNFQMYRQIMSPGWTMGWTWAKKEVIWSMVGAQATEQGDCSKFKGNIPHCCKRTPAVVDLLPGVPYNQQIANCCKGGVVASYGQDPAAAVSAFQVSVGLSGTSNKTVKLPNNFTLLGPGLGYTCGPAKVVPSTTFLSADKRRKTQALMTWNVTCTYSQFLASKHPSCCVSFSSFYNDTIIPCPSCACGCENKNCVKSDSKILSTPGINTPKKDNTPLLQCTHHMCPVRVHWHVKLNYKDYWRAKVAITNFNYRMNYTQWTLVVQHPNLDNVTEVFSFEYKPLVAYGSINDTGMFYGMKYYNDVLMEAGAYGNVQSEVLLRKDADAFTFKQGWAFPRKVYFNGDECMLPPPDVYPYLPNSSPVSARVILHNLAAPLLALLLLQMAAPW from the exons ATGGAGCTGAACCGAACCGAGCTGCGTTGTGTTCTTTCCATTACCGTCGTCCTGCTGTTGTCGTCTCATGCAG TGGCTTATGATCCATTGGACCCGACCGGAAACATCACGATTAAGTGGGACGTTATGTCATGGACGGCTGATGGATATGTG GCGGTGGTGACGATGAACAACTTCCAAATGTACCGGCAAATAATGAGCCCGGGGTGGACCATGGGGTGGACGTGGGCGAAGAAGGAGGTGATCTGGTCCATGGTGGGCGCTCAGGCCACCGAGCAAGGAGACTGCTCCAAGTTCAAGGGCAACATCCCCCACTGCTGCAAGAGGACGCCCGCCGTCGTCGACTTGCTCCCCGGCGTCCCTTACAACCAGCAGATAGCCAACTGCTGCAAGGGAGGCGTCGTCGCGTCCTACGGCCAGGATCCGGCCGCCGCGGTCTCCGCCTTCCAGGTGAGCGTCGGCCTCTCCGGCACCTCCAACAAGACGGTGAAGCTGCCCAATAACTTCACCTTGCTCGGCCCTGGTCTCGGCTACACCTGCGGACCTGCGAAGGTGGTGCCCTCCACGACCTTTCTCTCGGCCGACAAGCGTCGAAAGACGCAAGCTCTCA TGACCTGGAATGTTACCTGCACCTACTCACAGTTTCTGGCCTCCAAGCACCCATCCTGCTGCGTCTCCTTCTCGTCCTTCTACAACGACACCATTATCCCTTGCCCCTCCTGCGCCTGCGGCTGCGAGAACAAGAACTGCGTCAA GAGCGACTCCAAGATACTGAGCACGCCGGGGATCAACACGCCCAAGAAGGACAACACGCCCTTGCTGCAGTGCACCCACCACATGTGCCCCGTCCGCGTCCACTGGCACGTCAAGCTCAACTACAAGGATTACTGGCGCGCCAAGGTCGCCATCACCAACTTCAACTACCGCATGAACTACACCCAATGGACGCTCGTGGTTCAGCACCCCAACCTCGACAACGTCACCGAGGTCTTCAGCTTCGAGTACAAGCCCCTCGTCGCCTACGGCTCCATCA ATGACACGGGCATGTTCTACGGGATGAAGTACTACAATGATGTGCTCATGGAGGCCGGCGCGTATGGCAACGTGCAGTCCGAGGTGCTGCTCCGGAAGGACGCCGACGCCTTCACGTTCAAGCAAGGATGGGCGTTCCCTCGGAAGGTCTACTTTAATGGCGACGAGTGCATGCTGCCGCCGCCGGATGTGTACCCCTACCTGCCCAACTCTTCCCCTGTCAGCGCTCGGGTCATCCTGCACAACCTCGCGGCGCCCCTGCTCGCCCTGCTACTGCTACAGATGGCGGCGCCATGGTAG
- the LOC103980188 gene encoding glycine-rich RNA-binding protein 2, mitochondrial, producing the protein MAFANRIGNLLKKSITSSPSLYQAIRCMSSSKIFIGGLSNGIDDQSLREAFTNYGEVVEARVIMDRETGRSRSFGFVTFTSNEDASAAISGMDGKDLHGRMIRVNYATERTGGFRGGFGGGSYGGDGYGGGGGGSGGGGGSGYGNMGGSYSGSSGSGGGYSSGGGYGGGGYGDGGSNNYGGSYNTGPAGGYDGTGGGYDNASVGGSYGVAIGGGGGSYGGRNGGVVAEGGSNADYGRGTGYDNASVGGSYGIANGGGGGSYGGSNGGVVAEGGSNADYGRGTYGGSESTGFGSSFSNNGGYGNNNQ; encoded by the exons ATGGCTTTTGCAAACAGAATCGGGAATCTCTTAAAGAAATCTATAACTTCCAGCCCATCATTGTATCAAGCAATACGAtgcatgtcatcatcaaaaattttCATTGGAG GACTCTCAAATGGCATAGATGATCAGAGTTTAAGAGAAGCATTTACTAATTACGGTGAAGTTGTTGAAG CTAGAGTTATCATGGATAGGGAAACTGGACGGTCCAGAAGTTTTGGGTTTGTCACTTTTACATCTAATGAAGACGCCTCTGCTGCCATATCTGGCATGGATGGGAAG GATCTTCATGGTCGGATGATAAGGGTTAACTATGCCACAGAAAGAACAGGTGGATTTCGTGGTGGCTTTGGTGGTGGAAGCTATGGGGGTGATGgctatggtggtggtggtggtggcagtggcggtggcggtggcagtGGCTATGGCAATATGGGAGGCAGCTACAGTGGCAGCAGTGGTTCTGGTGGTGGCTATAGCAGTGGAGGTGGGTACGGTGGTGGAGGATATGGAGATGGTGGCTCAAATAATTATGGAGGGAGCTACAATACAGGCCCCGCTGGTGGCTATGATGGTACTGGTGGTGGGTATGATAATGCTAGTGTTGGTGGTAGTTATGGAGTTGccattggtggtggtggtggcagttATGGTGGCCGCAACGGTGGTGTTGTTGCAGAAGGTGGCAGCAATGCTGATTATGGTCGTGGTACTGGGTATGATAATGCTAGTGTTGGTGGTAGTTATGGCATTGccaatggtggtggtggtggcagttATGGTGGCAGCAACGGTGGTGTTGTTGCAGAAGGTGGCAGCAATGCTGATTATGGTCGTGGTACCTATGGTGGTAGTGAATCCACAGGCTTCGGCAGCAGCTTCAGCAACAATGGTGGATATGGTAACAACAACCAATAG
- the LOC103980189 gene encoding uncharacterized protein LOC103980189: MAEKGGGGSGGERWKAAIMNLSEMGANLDAMQKLMAKKAVFVDEETFVKASLISEQARTIKVLEHRVEALEKELDAAIAAAARARSDKRQAEAAQRAAELHAQDLTRELENTTNVFKLHMEELRSQKEEISKKESEIKLLEAIIQTISKNGVDSDD; the protein is encoded by the exons ATGGCGGAGAAGGGCGGCGGGGGCTCCGGGGGAGAGAGGTGGAAGGCGGCGATCATGAACCTCTCCGAGATGGGGGCGAATCTAGACGCGATGCAGAAACTCATGGCCAAGAAGGCCGTCTTCGTGGACGAGGAGACCTTCGTCAAGGCTTCCCTCATCTCCGAGCAAGCGCGCACCATCAAG GTTCTTGAACATAGAGTAGAGGCTTTGGAAAAAGAACTCGATgctgcaattgcagctgcagctcGTGCACGTTCTGACAAAAGACAGGCTGAGGCAGCTCAGCGGGCTGCTGAACTACATGCACAGGATCTTACAAGAGAACTCGAGAACACTACAA ATGTGTTCAAGCTACACATGGAAGAATTGCGCTCTCAGAAAGAGGAGATATCAAAGAAAGAAAGTGAGATCAAACTATTGGAAGCTATAATACAGACGATAAGTAAAAATGGCGTAGATTCTGATGACTAA
- the LOC103980190 gene encoding COBRA-like protein 4 isoform X1 has translation MELNRTELRCVLSITVVLLLSSHAVAYDPLDPTGNITIKWDVMSWTADGYVAVVTMNNFQMYRQIMSPGWTMGWTWAKKEVIWSMVGAQATEQGDCSKFKGNIPHCCKRTPAVVDLLPGVPYNQQIANCCKGGVVASYGQDPAAAVSAFQVSVGLSGTSNKTVKLPNNFTLLGPGLGYTCGPAKVVPSTTFLSADKRRKTQALMTWNVTCTYSQFLASKHPSCCVSFSSFYNDTIIPCPSCACGCENKNCVKYVHTPPHPVFKSPIPNLSSILPPTRPWNRSDSKILSTPGINTPKKDNTPLLQCTHHMCPVRVHWHVKLNYKDYWRAKVAITNFNYRMNYTQWTLVVQHPNLDNVTEVFSFEYKPLVAYGSINDTGMFYGMKYYNDVLMEAGAYGNVQSEVLLRKDADAFTFKQGWAFPRKVYFNGDECMLPPPDVYPYLPNSSPVSARVILHNLAAPLLALLLLQMAAPW, from the exons ATGGAGCTGAACCGAACCGAGCTGCGTTGTGTTCTTTCCATTACCGTCGTCCTGCTGTTGTCGTCTCATGCAG TGGCTTATGATCCATTGGACCCGACCGGAAACATCACGATTAAGTGGGACGTTATGTCATGGACGGCTGATGGATATGTG GCGGTGGTGACGATGAACAACTTCCAAATGTACCGGCAAATAATGAGCCCGGGGTGGACCATGGGGTGGACGTGGGCGAAGAAGGAGGTGATCTGGTCCATGGTGGGCGCTCAGGCCACCGAGCAAGGAGACTGCTCCAAGTTCAAGGGCAACATCCCCCACTGCTGCAAGAGGACGCCCGCCGTCGTCGACTTGCTCCCCGGCGTCCCTTACAACCAGCAGATAGCCAACTGCTGCAAGGGAGGCGTCGTCGCGTCCTACGGCCAGGATCCGGCCGCCGCGGTCTCCGCCTTCCAGGTGAGCGTCGGCCTCTCCGGCACCTCCAACAAGACGGTGAAGCTGCCCAATAACTTCACCTTGCTCGGCCCTGGTCTCGGCTACACCTGCGGACCTGCGAAGGTGGTGCCCTCCACGACCTTTCTCTCGGCCGACAAGCGTCGAAAGACGCAAGCTCTCA TGACCTGGAATGTTACCTGCACCTACTCACAGTTTCTGGCCTCCAAGCACCCATCCTGCTGCGTCTCCTTCTCGTCCTTCTACAACGACACCATTATCCCTTGCCCCTCCTGCGCCTGCGGCTGCGAGAACAAGAACTGCGTCAAGTACGTACATACTCCTCCCCACCCCGTCTTCAAATCCCCGATCCCCAATCTCTCATCCATCCTTCCACCCACTCGACCCTGGAACAGGAGCGACTCCAAGATACTGAGCACGCCGGGGATCAACACGCCCAAGAAGGACAACACGCCCTTGCTGCAGTGCACCCACCACATGTGCCCCGTCCGCGTCCACTGGCACGTCAAGCTCAACTACAAGGATTACTGGCGCGCCAAGGTCGCCATCACCAACTTCAACTACCGCATGAACTACACCCAATGGACGCTCGTGGTTCAGCACCCCAACCTCGACAACGTCACCGAGGTCTTCAGCTTCGAGTACAAGCCCCTCGTCGCCTACGGCTCCATCA ATGACACGGGCATGTTCTACGGGATGAAGTACTACAATGATGTGCTCATGGAGGCCGGCGCGTATGGCAACGTGCAGTCCGAGGTGCTGCTCCGGAAGGACGCCGACGCCTTCACGTTCAAGCAAGGATGGGCGTTCCCTCGGAAGGTCTACTTTAATGGCGACGAGTGCATGCTGCCGCCGCCGGATGTGTACCCCTACCTGCCCAACTCTTCCCCTGTCAGCGCTCGGGTCATCCTGCACAACCTCGCGGCGCCCCTGCTCGCCCTGCTACTGCTACAGATGGCGGCGCCATGGTAG
- the LOC103980191 gene encoding glucan endo-1,3-beta-glucosidase 7 isoform X1 — METRKLLLLLVALFHVFSSAILTESQSMIGINYGQVADNLPPASATAQLLQSTTISKLRLYGADAAIIQSLAGTDISLVLGVSNSDIPSLASDPSAAANWAAVNVLPYVPSSSISVVSVGNEAINSGDPSLASGLLPAMQNLRTALSASAAAASVKVSTVHSMAVLAQSDPPSSGAFHPDLAASLTGVLGFLRDAGSPFMINPYPFFAYRSDPRPETLAFCLFQPNPGRLDAGSKLTYTNMFDAQVDAVRSALDGLGFPEVEIVVAETGWPYRGDPDEVGTTVENAMAFNGNLVAHLRSLAGTPLMPGRSVETYIFALYDEDLKSGPTSERSFGLYRADQTMNYDAGLAKPSSSISNTASASPGWTQSAETCVPVVTVQARVEGRPMQSGERCYLPSAVGSPAVMGLLFQYVAVMLLLT; from the exons ATGGAGACGAGGaaacttctcctcctcctcgttgcACTCTTTCATGTCTTCTCCTCTGCAA TCTTGACAGAGTCGCAGTCCATGATTGGAATCAACTACGGGCAGGTGGCGGACAACCTCCCGCCGGCGTCGGCCACTGCGCAGCTCCTGCAGTCTACCACCATCTCCAAGCTCCGCCTCTACGGCGCCGATGCCGCCATCATACAATCCCTCGCCGGCACCGATATCTCCTTAGTCCTCGGCGTGTCCAACTCCGACATCCCTTCCCTCGCCTCCGATCCGTCCGCGGCCGCCAACTGGGCTGCCGTCAATGTTCTCCCCTACGTCCCTAGCTCCTCTATCTCCGTCGTGTCTGTCGGCAACGAGGCCATCAACTCCGGCGACCCCTCCCTCGCGTCGGGTCTCCTCCCCGCCATGCAGAACCTCCGCACCGCCCTCTCCGCTTCCGCCGCTGCAGCTAGCGTCAAAGTCTCCACCGTCCACTCCATGGCCGTGCTCGCCCAGTCCGACCCCCCTTCCTCCGGCGCCTTCCACCCCGACCTTGCCGCCTCCCTCACCGGGGTCCTGGGCTTCCTGCGCGATGCCGGGTCACCCTTCATGATCAACCCCTATCCCTTCTTCGCGTACCGCAGCGACCCGCGGCCGGAGACGCTAGCGTTCTGCCTCTTCCAGCCGAACCCCGGTCGCCTGGACGCGGGGTCGAAGCTCACGTACACCAACATGTTCGACGCGCAGGTGGACGCCGTGCGGTCGGCGCTGGACGGTCTGGGGTTCCCGGAGGTTGAAATCGTGGTGGCGGAGACGGGGTGGCCCTACCGAGGGGACCCTGACGAGGTGGGGACGACGGTGGAGAACGCCATGGCCTTCAACGGGAACCTGGTGGCCCACCTCCGGTCACTGGCGGGGACGCCGCTCATGCCCGGGCGCTCGGTGGAGACGTACATCTTCGCGCTCTACGACGAGGACCTCAAGTCCGGCCCCACCTCCGAGCGCTCCTTCGGCCTCTACCGCGCCGACCAGACCATGAACTACGACGCCGGCCTCGCAAAGCCCAGCTCGTCGATCTCCAACACG GCGAGCGCGTCGCCGGGGTGGACGCAATCGGCCGAGACGTGCGTGCCGGTGGTCACCGTGCAGGCGAGAGTTGAGGGCCGTCCGATGCAGTCCGGGGAGCGGTGCTACCTTCCAAGCGCCGTCGGATCCCCTGCGGTGATGGGTCTGCTCTTCCAGTACGTTGCGGTGATGCTGCTGCTAACGTAG